Below is a genomic region from Marinobacter salarius.
CGATCATACGACCGGCGACGAGCTAAGAATCGTTCGCTGCCGCAATGAGGACGCTGAAGCCGAACGGGTGGCCACGGAAATCCTCGACCAGAAACTCAAGAAAGGCCTGGCCTTCCGGGACTTCGCCGTGCTCTATCGGGGCAATCACCAGGCACGGCTGCTGGAAATGAAACTGCAGGCCTACCAGATTCCCTATCACATCTCCGGTGGCCAGTCGTTCTTCTCCAAGAACGAAATCAAGGACGCCATGTCCTATCTGCGTCTTTTGGTGAACCCGGATGACGATGCAGCGTTCCTTCGCGTCGTCAACGTGCCCCGCCGCGAGATCGGCCCCCGCACGCTGGAACAGCTCAGCCATTACGCCCGCTCCCGCAACGTCAGCCTGTTTCGTGCCCTGGGCGATATGGGTGCCGAAACCCATGTCACCGAGAAGGGGCTGGACCGTCTGCGGCGCTTCGCTCACTGGGTGGACAACACCTGCGAGCGCCTGCACCGCGAAGATCCGATTCCGGTGATCAAGCAGTTGTTCACCGACATTGAGTACGAGGAATGGCTGCACCTGCATTCCGGCTCGCCGAAACAGGCAGAACGACGGATGGAGAACATCTGGTACCTGGTGGAATCCATCCAGCGCATGCTGGACGATGGCAAGGGTACTGCCGACGAAATGGGCATTGAAGATGCCATCAGTCGGCTAATCTTGCGTGACATGATGGAGCAGCGCGAAGAAGAGGACGACAGCGACAAGGTCCAGCTGCTGACCCTCCACGCCTCAAAAGGCCTGGAATTCCCCCACGTCTTCATCATGGGCCTGGAAGAGGAAATACTGCCCCACCGCTCCAGCATTGAGGAAGGCAATGTCGAGGAAGAACGACGACTGATGTACGTGGGCATCACCCGAGCCCGGGAAACCCTGACCCTTAGCTTTGCCGCTCAGCGAAGACAGTACGGAGAGAAACTGGAAACCATTCCAAGCCGGTTTCTCGATGAACTGCCCGAGGCCGACCTAAGATGGGAGGGCACCGGCGACCTGGACGTAGAGGCCAACCAGCAAAAGGGCAAGGCTACCCTCAGCGCGTTGCTTGGCGACCTGGGGAACTGAATTTCACGTTTTTTCACAATCTCTGCAACTTTATGACCTCCTGATCCGTAACTGCCCAGGGGACTCCGTTCCCCGCGCACACAAAAACAACATCAGGAGGACATTATGTCCCGTCTATCCAACCGATTGTCGACCGTCACCGGCTCACTGCTGCTGGTGGCTGTCGGGTCGACACCCGTCAACGCTGGCCTGCTCGGCAACCTTCTTGGCGGATCCGCAGATAATTCGTCAACGCAGACCGAAACATCTGCAGCACAGAAGGGCGCATTCAGCGATCCCTTTGCCGAGCCCACCATCATCGTGGATGGAGAAGAAATTCAGACTGATGAGAAATGCATCACCCGAAGTGATGGCATGGACGAATGCAAGCCTGCCGCCGGCACCATGGCGCTTCTCAAGGATGGACGCCTGCTTTACCTGAACGCTCTTGAAGGCACGGAAAACGTCGAGCTATCGATCGTCGCCGAATTCGGCGAAGTGTCCGTCAACGACCAGACCCGTGTCCTGTCCCTAAACGAAAACGACAACCCATCCTGGCTGAAACCAACACCCCTGGATGCCGGCGCCAACCCGGACGGTAACGACAGCGAAACCCTGCTCAACGGCACGGACCTGGATGGCCTGATCGATACGGCCGACAACACCAGTAAGAATGACGGTGCGCTTTTCTGTTCTGACGTGATTGGGCTGGCCAATGGCAACGTGATGGCCGTTGGCGGCACCGACTACTATTCAGAGCCAGGCATTGACGGCCTGCCTCTGGGGGTTGCCGAACTGGAGGGCATCAAGAACTCCAGAATTTTCGACGAAGAGACGAACACCTGGAGCCAGAGTGGCGATATGACCTTCGGTCGCTGGTATCCATCGCTCGTTACCATGGGCAACGGCAACGTCTTCGTCGCCAGCGGTGTCACCAAGCTGCTGAAGCCAGTGTACCCGGATGAGCCACTGAACAGCGGACGCAACGTGGTGCAAACGGAGACCTACGACCCCTGCGCCGGCGCCTGGACGCAGAACCCGTCCACCGCTGATCGCTCCTTACCGCTCTATCCACGCATGCATCTGCTGCCGAATGGACACATCTTCTACAACGCTGGTGGCCAGGCCTTCAACCCATTCGGCCAGGGTTACGACCAGGCATTGTGGAACATTGTTGCCAGCTTCAACCCGGATACCCAGCGCTGGAACGACATTGGCTATGCAGGCCTCCCACTAAGGCTGGATGAAGCCGGGCTGGGGCAGTTGAGCAGCACCCTGAACATCACCAACCTGTCTCTTGACCAGGTCGGCTCACTGCTTGGCGATGTTCTCGACTCGCCCACGGATTTGCTGACCAGTGCGGCCGATCTTGGGGTATCTGAAGACGATCTGCGCATGGCGATCGCCGGTGGTATGCGGGGCTCCACGTCGTCCACCATGTTGCCGCTGAAACCAGACGCCAGCGGTAACTACAATGAAGTGGAACTGCTGACCGCGGGCGGCGTACCCAGTTATGCAGTACTGACGAACCCCGGCGGCTACCTGCCCACCGACCAGACCCGCATCGATACCGTCACCACCAACGGCGACGAAATCGGCTACGAGTCGCGTTTGGCCGGACCACTGAATCAGCCTCGCTGGTACGGCACAAACGTTGTGATGCCCGACGGCACCGTGATGGTGTTCAGCGGCGGCAATCGCGACGGTGTGGTAGCGCCCGGCCTGGAAGGCCCGATCCGCACTGCCGAGCAGTTCAACCCTGAAACCGGAGAATGGACGGAAATGGCTACTGGCCACCGTGCCCGCACCTACCACAACACTGCGGTACTGATGGAGGACGGCCGCGTTATGGTTGCCGGCCACTCACCGATCAACACCGCTTACCTGACGTTCGTGGATCTTCAGGATTTCGGACTCGCACCCTATGACGGCCGCGACCCGAGTTTCGAAATCTACACGCCACCCTACGCCATGCGGGACGACCGCCCCATAATCAGAAGTGCACCCAGCAATCTGACCATTGGCGACCGATTCAACATCAAGGTCGACCAGGTGGATCAAATCGACAAGGCACTGCTGATTCGACGCACGGTCATGACCCACGTCATTGACGGTGACCAGCGCGCCATTGAGCTGGTCATGGAGCAGGGTCCTGGCAACAAGCTGACTCTGACCATGCCCGACAACCACAACGTGGTGCCCGCCGGCGAGTACATGCTGTTCGTCAGCAAGGACACCGCAGATGGCCGCGTGCCCTCGGTGTCCGCGCCGATCACTGTGGTGAATGAGAATCTCGCCTGCATGGCGCCCACGCAGGTGGCCAGCGATACCACCACCAGCGGTGGCATCATTGAGTCAACCCTCGAGCTGCTGTGACCGTCAGGAGGATTGTTATGAAACACATCGAACAGGTCGGAGCTCGCCTGGCGGCCCCGGTGTTGTTCGGCCTGGTGTCCCTGTCAGCCTCCGGGCAGGCAGGGGCCCACGGTGCACTGGAGACAGAGGACGTTCCGGACGGCATCGTAAAGGCTCGAATAGCCCATCAACCCGACATTCCCGGACTCAGTGCAATCATTCTGGATGCACCGCGCCCGGGCATATTGCTTCGATATCAAGGTGAAGAACCTCTGACCGTATTGGGCACGGACGGGGAGGCGTTTATACGATTTACCCGAACCGAAGTCACCGTTAATACGGAGAGCCCCAGTTGGAAAGCGCTACCAAACCAGTCGGCGGAAACGAGCCAGACGTCCTGGGTGACAATGTCTCAATCCGGCGCTTTTGGCTGGCTGGACTCCCGGCTCAATGTTCTGCATGACAGCAACAGCGCAGATGGACCCAAAACCTGGTCAATTGCAGTGACAACGCCCAAAAACGGCACTGAGCGAATCGAAGGGCAACTGACCTATATGCCCATTCACTAACGGGCGAACATTCCGCTAACCAATAAAAAGCCCCCGTAATATCGGGGGCTTTTTGATCTACCGTGGGCCGGAGTACAGTTGCTACTGGCTGGCCTCAACCATGTGCTCGACGGCGCTCTCGATTTCCTCATCAGAGCACCCGGAACAACCGCCCTTGGCCGGCATGGCATTGAAGCCGTTGATCGCGTGATTGACCAGTGTGTCCAGTCCTTTTTCAATACGGGGTGACCATGCGGCTGTGTCGCCCTTCTTGGGAGCGCCTGCCGCGCCAGTGCTGTGGCAAGCGGTACAGGCTGCATCGTAAACGTCACTTCCAGAACGAGGGCCCGAGCTTGCGCTTGCAGATGGAGCAGCTGCCTGCCCACAGTCTTCACCCTGGACGCACACTTCGCCAACCGGGGCAATGCGAGCACGAATTTCATCTTCAACATTGGCCATTACGGCACCTGCGGTCAGGCCGAAACCAAGCAATACGGCAGCCAGGACTCTCTTCATCATCACAATGCACCTCACAATTGGGCGTTATAATCGTTTGTGCCAGCATTATAGCGACTGAGGCAGGTCAAAAAAACCAAACTGCAAAATGAACCCCCGATTTCAATCAATTTTCGTTGCCATTTCGTAAGTCAGAGGGCTCCGAAAGCACTTTCCGGGTACCATGCACCAAACAGATACTGAGGGTTAGAATGTATGCCTGACACAAACCAGCCACACCCCTGGCGAAAGCCATTACTGATCACCGAGTTTACGGCGGTAGCCATACTGCTGGTGTCCATGGGCTGGTTTTCCAGCCGCGCGGAAGATGGCACCGCGCTGAGCCCTGTGTGGCTGTTGATCCCTGCCGCCGCAAGCCTGGCGGTGTTCATCAGTTTTATCGGGCTGATGTACCTGCGCTGGGTGGTTGCAGCGGCTGCGGAACGCAAACCCCGGCACAAAATCGTTTTTTCCCTGCTTGTACTCACGCTGCTCGGAGTATGGGCGTACGGCGTTGCCAACACCTGGATCAGTCTTTCCAACGCATAAGGACAGGATCATGCCCATTGTCTATCGCCATCGCGCTTCGAGGCTGGCTGGTTTGTTGTTGTCTCTGCATCTGTTCGCGCCAGCGACGGTCAATGCACAGGACGGGACGTCCGATCATCGGAGTTTCGAAGGCGTTAACCCAGAGCAGTGCGCCCTGATCAAGGATGGCGTGCAGCGCCTGGCGTGCTATGACGCGATCAATGATCCCGCCACGGCTCGAAACGGTGCCTCTGACGACAGCCTGGAAGCCATCGACAAATCAACAGAAGCACTGCAGTACCGGGACGCGACCAGCGCAGAAGATGGTGATGCCACTTTTGAGGATGTCGAAAGCACTGCGCAGAGGAAGGAAGGCGATGACACCGGCGTGATGTCGGCGATCCTGAACCGTTATGTCGCCGCAGAGAAGGCTATTTTCTCGTTTTCCGGCAGTTTTGTTGGCCATCGGCCGATGTATATCCTGCCGTTCAGCTATATGAAGAATGCCAATCGTGAACCCACAAATCCGAGACTGGGCGCAACCGATTACGACTATGGCATCGACAACCAGGAAGCCAAGTACCAGATCAGTTTCAAGGTACCCTTGTTGACTGGCTGGCTGGATGACCGCACGACGCTCTGGTTCGGCTACACCCAGAAATCGTTTTGGCAGGTGTATAACACGGATGACTCAGCGCCATTCCGGGAAACCAATTATGAGCCGGAAGTCTTTGTACGCTATGAGACGAATTATGACCTGGGCCCTGGCAGGCTGAATGGTGTCACGCTGGGCTTTAATCATGAGTCCAATGGCCAGTCGGAACCCCGTTCCCGCAGTTGGAACCGGATCGTGGGGTCGGCAGCCTACAGCTATGATCGCTGGCTGTTCATCCTTCAGCCCTGGTATCGACTGCCGGAGGATGACAGCGAGGACGACAATGAGGATATTGAGCGCTATCTGGGCTATGCGAACTACATGGCGATCTACAAGTGGAGTGAGGATCGGACGCTGTCGATGAAGCTGATGAACAACTTGCGGTCAGACAACAAGACGTCGATTGAGTTGGGTTATAGCTTTCCGATGGGGGATACGATCAAGGGGTATGTCCATTATTACAATGGCTATGGTGAGAGTCTGATTGACTACAATGAGCGGATTCAGCGGATTGGTATCGGGGTTATGTTGAACGACTGGCTTTGAGTGGTTCCCGGCTTTTGCCATTGGTGCAAGACAGTCCGTCATGGTTCCCTCTCCCGAAACACGCTCCTTGCGGCACATCCATGTGACGCTTGGGCTTCGCCATCCATGGCTCCGCACAGTTTCGGGAGAGGGAACCATGCCGGCCTGCCCCAAAATTCGGAGTTAGCCTTTCTCGTTTAGCCTTTGCATTTCCGCCAGCAGCTCTGCCGTTTTTTCCTTCATCAACGCAATATCCCCCCTCGATTCCACGTTCAGGCGAACCACCGGTTCGGTGTTGGACATTCGCAGGTTGAACCGCCAGTCGTCGAATTCGATGCTGGCACCGTCGACGTGGCTGACACTTTTGGCGCCCGGGCTGTATTTGGCCTCTATGGCGGCAATGACCTTGGGGGGATCATCGATCGTGCGGTTGATTTCGCCGCTGGCCGGATAGGCCTCGATTCGGGCGTCTATCAGGGAGGACAGCGTCTGGCCGGACTGGCACAGGCGTTCGGCGACGAGCAACCAGGGGATCATGCCGCTGTCGCAGTAGGCGAAGTCGCGGAAGTAGTGGTGGGCGCTCATTTCGCCGCCGTAGACTGCATCTTCGTCGCGCATGCGTTGTTTGATGAAGGCGTGGCCGGTTTTGCTTTCGATGGCTTCGCCGCCAACGGCGTTGACGAGGTCGATGGTGTTCCAGGTCAGTCTTGGGTCGTGGATGACTTTACCGCCGCCGGTTTTGCGGAGGAACTGGTCTGCCAGCAGGCCGACAATATAGTAGCCCTCGATGAAGCGGCCGTTTTCGTCAAAGAAGAAGCAGCGATCGTAGTCGCCGTCCCAGGCAATGCCCATGACAGCGCCATACTCCACAACCGCATCCGCGGTGGCGGCGCGGTTTTCTTCCAGAATGGGGTTGGGAACACCGTTCGGGAAATGACCATCGGCCTGGTGGTGCACTTTGACGAAATCGAACGGCAGGTGTTGTTCCAGCTCGTCGATAATCAACCCGGCCCCGCCGTTACCAGCGTTGACCACGATGGTTTTGGGCTTGAGCGATCCTGCCGCTATATAACCCAACAGGTGATCGATATAGGCGGTAACCACTTCCAACGGCTCATATCGCCCCTGTTCCGGCGCATCACCGAAGGGCTCAGGCACCCGGTCACGGATGTCATTCAGGCCGTTGTCGGAACTGATAGGGCGCGAGTCCGGCCCCACCATCTTCATGCCATTGTGATCACGCGGGTTGTGGCTGGCGGTGACCATGATGCCGCCGTCCATTTTGTAATGGCTGGTGGCGAAGTAGACCAGCTCGGTACCACACAGGCCGATGTCGAAAACGTCGGCACCGGCGGCCATAAGGCCGGAGCAGAGGGCGTCGGCGATGTCACGGCTGGACAGCCGGATGTCGTAGCCGACGATGACTCTTTTCGCCCCCGTCACTTCCACATAGGCGCGACCGATGCGTTCGGCCAGCTCTGGGTTAAGCTGGTCCGGCACTCGGCCACGAAGGTCATAGGCTTTAAAACAGGACAGATCCATTGTCACTGATGTTTACTCCGCGGCGGACGACTGAAGCTGGATGTAGTTCTGGATACCCATCTTGCCGATCATGTCGAGCTGGGTTTCGAGCCAATCAATGTGCTCTTCTTCGCTGTCGAGGATGCCACGGAACAGTTCACGACTGGTGTAGTCCTTCACCTGCTCACAATGAACAACCGCATCTTTCAGGTCCTGATGGGCGATCATTTCCAGTTTGAGGTCACAGGACAGCATTTCCTCGACGTTTTCACCGATCAGCAGCTTGTTTAGGTCCTGGAGGTTAGGTAGCCCTTCCAGAAACAGGATGCGTTCGATCAGCAGATCCGCATGCTTCATTTCGTCGATGGACTCTTCGTATTCCTTGTCCGCCAGTTTGGTGATACCCCAATCCTTGTACATGCGGGAATGGAGGAAGTACTGGTTGATGGCGGTCAGCTCGTTGGCGAGTACTTTATTCAGGAACTGGATGACTTTCTTGTCGCCTTTCATGACGGATCTCCTTTCGTGAGTGTGCGATCCTTACAAGGATAGTCTTTCACGCGGGGAGAAAAAATCACATTTAGGAATCAGGTGCAGGCAAGAACGGATTCCGCACTCTCCCTATCACTACCCTATCCGTCAGGCGGGCTGGGCTAGCATGTCAGCCATGGCCAGGTAATCGGGGGTGCGGCTTTCGCGGAGAATCTCCCGTGCTGTAAAGGCACAACGACCGCATTGCGTGCCAACACCGAGCTCCTTGCCAAGCTGGCGCATGGAACTGACGCCATTGTCGGCGGCTTCACGGATTTCTCGGTCTGTTACACCATGGCAGAGGCATACATACATAGGAGCATCTCACTAACGATAACAAAGCTAGTGATAATTATTGTCATTTGCATGCAGCTTTGCAAGCCCAAAGAGCGATTTTTGTGCAAATTCTTTTTAACCGCCCGCCTCACGGGTCAGGTTTC
It encodes:
- the rep gene encoding DNA helicase Rep; translation: MNKLNPRQSEAVRYAEGPMLVLAGAGSGKTSVITRKVAYLIEHLGIPGRHIAAVTFTNKAAREMKERVGRLVDRKLTRGLIVSTFHNLGLNMIREEHEHLGYHPGFSIFDAEDAKALLQDLMMREASADAGDELSDVQMTISSWKNAMRSPQDAWSRAADEREQRIAIIYRHYNEYLKAYNAVDFDDLILLPVQLFRDNPEVLQKWRRKIRYMLVDEYQDTNLCQYELVKLLVAERTAFTVVGDDDQSIYAWRGARPENLVQLKEDFPSLKIVKLEQNYRSTVRILRCANTVIANNPHVFEKALWSDHTTGDELRIVRCRNEDAEAERVATEILDQKLKKGLAFRDFAVLYRGNHQARLLEMKLQAYQIPYHISGGQSFFSKNEIKDAMSYLRLLVNPDDDAAFLRVVNVPRREIGPRTLEQLSHYARSRNVSLFRALGDMGAETHVTEKGLDRLRRFAHWVDNTCERLHREDPIPVIKQLFTDIEYEEWLHLHSGSPKQAERRMENIWYLVESIQRMLDDGKGTADEMGIEDAISRLILRDMMEQREEEDDSDKVQLLTLHASKGLEFPHVFIMGLEEEILPHRSSIEEGNVEEERRLMYVGITRARETLTLSFAAQRRQYGEKLETIPSRFLDELPEADLRWEGTGDLDVEANQQKGKATLSALLGDLGN
- a CDS encoding phosphomannomutase, whose amino-acid sequence is MDLSCFKAYDLRGRVPDQLNPELAERIGRAYVEVTGAKRVIVGYDIRLSSRDIADALCSGLMAAGADVFDIGLCGTELVYFATSHYKMDGGIMVTASHNPRDHNGMKMVGPDSRPISSDNGLNDIRDRVPEPFGDAPEQGRYEPLEVVTAYIDHLLGYIAAGSLKPKTIVVNAGNGGAGLIIDELEQHLPFDFVKVHHQADGHFPNGVPNPILEENRAATADAVVEYGAVMGIAWDGDYDRCFFFDENGRFIEGYYIVGLLADQFLRKTGGGKVIHDPRLTWNTIDLVNAVGGEAIESKTGHAFIKQRMRDEDAVYGGEMSAHHYFRDFAYCDSGMIPWLLVAERLCQSGQTLSSLIDARIEAYPASGEINRTIDDPPKVIAAIEAKYSPGAKSVSHVDGASIEFDDWRFNLRMSNTEPVVRLNVESRGDIALMKEKTAELLAEMQRLNEKG
- the bfr gene encoding bacterioferritin — protein: MKGDKKVIQFLNKVLANELTAINQYFLHSRMYKDWGITKLADKEYEESIDEMKHADLLIERILFLEGLPNLQDLNKLLIGENVEEMLSCDLKLEMIAHQDLKDAVVHCEQVKDYTSRELFRGILDSEEEHIDWLETQLDMIGKMGIQNYIQLQSSAAE
- a CDS encoding c-type cytochrome codes for the protein MKRVLAAVLLGFGLTAGAVMANVEDEIRARIAPVGEVCVQGEDCGQAAAPSASASSGPRSGSDVYDAACTACHSTGAAGAPKKGDTAAWSPRIEKGLDTLVNHAINGFNAMPAKGGCSGCSDEEIESAVEHMVEASQ
- a CDS encoding galactose oxidase-like domain-containing protein, whose product is MSRLSNRLSTVTGSLLLVAVGSTPVNAGLLGNLLGGSADNSSTQTETSAAQKGAFSDPFAEPTIIVDGEEIQTDEKCITRSDGMDECKPAAGTMALLKDGRLLYLNALEGTENVELSIVAEFGEVSVNDQTRVLSLNENDNPSWLKPTPLDAGANPDGNDSETLLNGTDLDGLIDTADNTSKNDGALFCSDVIGLANGNVMAVGGTDYYSEPGIDGLPLGVAELEGIKNSRIFDEETNTWSQSGDMTFGRWYPSLVTMGNGNVFVASGVTKLLKPVYPDEPLNSGRNVVQTETYDPCAGAWTQNPSTADRSLPLYPRMHLLPNGHIFYNAGGQAFNPFGQGYDQALWNIVASFNPDTQRWNDIGYAGLPLRLDEAGLGQLSSTLNITNLSLDQVGSLLGDVLDSPTDLLTSAADLGVSEDDLRMAIAGGMRGSTSSTMLPLKPDASGNYNEVELLTAGGVPSYAVLTNPGGYLPTDQTRIDTVTTNGDEIGYESRLAGPLNQPRWYGTNVVMPDGTVMVFSGGNRDGVVAPGLEGPIRTAEQFNPETGEWTEMATGHRARTYHNTAVLMEDGRVMVAGHSPINTAYLTFVDLQDFGLAPYDGRDPSFEIYTPPYAMRDDRPIIRSAPSNLTIGDRFNIKVDQVDQIDKALLIRRTVMTHVIDGDQRAIELVMEQGPGNKLTLTMPDNHNVVPAGEYMLFVSKDTADGRVPSVSAPITVVNENLACMAPTQVASDTTTSGGIIESTLELL
- a CDS encoding bacterioferritin-associated ferredoxin translates to MYVCLCHGVTDREIREAADNGVSSMRQLGKELGVGTQCGRCAFTAREILRESRTPDYLAMADMLAQPA
- a CDS encoding phospholipase A, which produces MPIVYRHRASRLAGLLLSLHLFAPATVNAQDGTSDHRSFEGVNPEQCALIKDGVQRLACYDAINDPATARNGASDDSLEAIDKSTEALQYRDATSAEDGDATFEDVESTAQRKEGDDTGVMSAILNRYVAAEKAIFSFSGSFVGHRPMYILPFSYMKNANREPTNPRLGATDYDYGIDNQEAKYQISFKVPLLTGWLDDRTTLWFGYTQKSFWQVYNTDDSAPFRETNYEPEVFVRYETNYDLGPGRLNGVTLGFNHESNGQSEPRSRSWNRIVGSAAYSYDRWLFILQPWYRLPEDDSEDDNEDIERYLGYANYMAIYKWSEDRTLSMKLMNNLRSDNKTSIELGYSFPMGDTIKGYVHYYNGYGESLIDYNERIQRIGIGVMLNDWL